The Lepidochelys kempii isolate rLepKem1 chromosome 25, rLepKem1.hap2, whole genome shotgun sequence genome contains a region encoding:
- the GADD45B gene encoding growth arrest and DNA damage-inducible protein GADD45 beta isoform X1, with translation MRRSRRSPLALRRPGFPKRLRINAAPPPPCALSQRMQTVSGAVEQLLVAAQRQDCLTVGVYESAKLMNVDPDSVVLCLLAIDEEDEGDIALQIHFTLIQAFCCDNDINILRVSGMQRLAKVLGESLEDNSEPRDLHCILVTNPHTDSWKSQGLEEVASYCEESRCNNQWVPYVSLLER, from the exons ATGCGGCGGTCCCGGCGCTCCCCGCTGGCCCTGCGCCGGCCGGGCTTTCCAAAGCGGCTCCGCATTaacgccgcccccccccccccttgtgccCTCTCCCAAAGGATGCAGACCGTCAGCGGAGCGGTGGAGCAGCTGCTGGTGGCGGCTCAGAGGCAGGACTGCCTGACCGTCGGCGTCTATGAGTCGGCCAAGCTCATGAATGT GGATCCCGACAGCGTGGTGCTTTGCCTCCTTGCCATTGATGAAGAAGATGAGGGTGACATCGCCTTGCAAATCCACTTCACCCTCATCCAGGCTTTCTGCTGCGACAACGACATCAACATCCTGCGGGTGTCCGGCATGCAGCGGCTGGCCAAGGTCCTCGGGGAGAGTTTGGAGGACAACAGCGAACCCCGGGACCTGCACTGCATCCTAGTGACG AATCCCCACACCGATTCCTGGAAGAGCCAAGGGTTGGAGGAAGTAGCCAGTTACTGTGAAGAAAGTCGCTGTAACAACCAGTGGGTCCCCTATGTCTCGCTGCTGGAGCGTTGA
- the GADD45B gene encoding growth arrest and DNA damage-inducible protein GADD45 beta isoform X2, whose amino-acid sequence MTLEELVACDNAAQKMQTVSGAVEQLLVAAQRQDCLTVGVYESAKLMNVDPDSVVLCLLAIDEEDEGDIALQIHFTLIQAFCCDNDINILRVSGMQRLAKVLGESLEDNSEPRDLHCILVTNPHTDSWKSQGLEEVASYCEESRCNNQWVPYVSLLER is encoded by the exons ATGACCCTGGAAGAGCTGGTGGCTTGCGACAACGCTGCCCAAAA GATGCAGACCGTCAGCGGAGCGGTGGAGCAGCTGCTGGTGGCGGCTCAGAGGCAGGACTGCCTGACCGTCGGCGTCTATGAGTCGGCCAAGCTCATGAATGT GGATCCCGACAGCGTGGTGCTTTGCCTCCTTGCCATTGATGAAGAAGATGAGGGTGACATCGCCTTGCAAATCCACTTCACCCTCATCCAGGCTTTCTGCTGCGACAACGACATCAACATCCTGCGGGTGTCCGGCATGCAGCGGCTGGCCAAGGTCCTCGGGGAGAGTTTGGAGGACAACAGCGAACCCCGGGACCTGCACTGCATCCTAGTGACG AATCCCCACACCGATTCCTGGAAGAGCCAAGGGTTGGAGGAAGTAGCCAGTTACTGTGAAGAAAGTCGCTGTAACAACCAGTGGGTCCCCTATGTCTCGCTGCTGGAGCGTTGA